Proteins encoded within one genomic window of Theobroma cacao cultivar B97-61/B2 chromosome 7, Criollo_cocoa_genome_V2, whole genome shotgun sequence:
- the LOC18595001 gene encoding ABC transporter D family member 2, chloroplastic, with protein sequence MIAAAAQAVLYSHTHSSSSSSSSISFPWKYSHTHLRRRAQPVLFISRRLNSLNVRCCASQSNTINKDDCERQQRKAPDLNTLFNRFWKVAAPYWFSDDKVQARLQLASVFALTLATTGISVGFNFLGRDFYNALANKDEEQFTKQLVYYLCGFAGGIPFFVLRDYAREILSLRWRSWMTSYYMQRYLSDRTFYKIQSQSIIDNPDQRIVDDLSSFTSTALAFSLTLFNAAVDLISFSNILYAIYPPLFVVLLLYSIGGTAISVFLGKGLVNLNFLQEKKEADFRYGLVRVRENAESIAFYGGEDNELQLLLQRFTSAFENLTQLLISSRNLEFFTNGYRYLIQILPAAVVAPMYFSGKIEFGVINQSVSAFNHILGDFSLIVYQFQAISAFSAVIDRLGEFDDVLDSSRSNSPSDPMEQINLTYSYVKGSQVLDSNGSVPANTSLRLLDVENLTLKTPKNNSTLVQDLSLVINEKDHLLVMGPSGSGKTSLLRALAGLWSTGKGKITFYVEDGGDVQPPTSSDVASLEVNSANINKEFGRPINSNSRSVFFLPQRPYMVLGTLRQQLLYPTWAEQAILTSDDTKPAGSLPFLTRAPNSENVGANRSMPIPTTDDLTQILEDVRLGYILSRFKGLDSVYEWSSVLSLGEQQRLAFARLLLSKPKLVLFDESTSALDEINEAHLYEKINTAGITYISIGHRSTLYAYHGRVLRISTAGAESEGCNWNIESIHHDTLTSEHLQL encoded by the exons ATGATTGCAGCTGCAGCACAAGCTGTGTTGTACTCACATACAcacagcagcagcagcagcagcagcagcattAGTTTTCCTTGGAAGTACTCCCATACCCATCTTAGACGTCGTGCCCAGCCAGTCTTGTTCATATCTAGGCGTCTCAATTCGTTGAATGTCAGGTGTTGTGCATCCCAATCAAATACCATTAACAAG GATGACTGCGAGCGGCAGCAGAGGAAGGCCCCCGACTTAAATACGCTGTTCAATAGATTCTGGAAGGTGGCTGCCCCTTATTGGTTCTCTGATGATAAGGTCCAAGCCAGGCTCCAGCTGGCCTCTGTCTTCGCTCTCACACTCGCTACCACCGGCATCAGCGTCGGCTTCAATTTCCTTGGCCGGGACTTCTACAATGCGCTTGCAA ACAAGGACGAGGAGCAATTCACCAAGCAACTTGTGTACTACCTCTGTGGCTTTGCTGGTGGAATTCCG TTCTtcgttttgagagattatgcAAGAGAAATTCTTTCTCTAAGATGGAGGTCTTGGATGACAAGCTATTACATGCAACGCTACCTCTCCGATCGGACCTTTTACAAAATCCAGTCTCAATCCATTATTGATAATCCCGACCAGCGCATAGTGGACGACCTCAGCTCCTTCACTTCCACTGCCCTTGCCTTCTCTTTGACTCTTTTCAATGCTGCTGTCGACTTGATTTCTTTCAGCAATATCTTGTACGCCATCTACCCTCCGTTGTTTGTCGTTCTTCTCCTCTATTCTATCGGCGGAACAGCTATTAGCGTCTTTCTTGGCAAG GGATTGGTCAATCTTAATTTCCTTCAAGAGAAGAAGGAAGCTGACTTCCGTTATGGACTTGTTCGTGTGCGAGAAAATGCTGAATCCATTGCTTTCTACGGTGGTGAAGATAATGAACTCCAACTTCTGTTGCAGCGCTTCACAAGTGCTTTCGAAAATTTAACC CAATTGTTGATATCTTCCAGAAATCTCGAGTTTTTTACCAATGGTTACCGGTACCTCATTCAGATTCTCCCTGCTGCTGTTGTTGCTCCTATGTATTTCTCGGGAAAAATTGAGTTTGGTGTCATTAATCAGTCTGTATCAGCTTTTAATCATATCCTTGGGGATTTCTCCCTCATCGTATACCAGTTTCAAGCAATTAGTGCCTTTTCAGCTGTCATTGATAGACTGG GTGAATTTGATGACGTTCTGGATAGCAGCAGATCCAACTCTCCATCTGATCCCATGGAGCAGATTAATCTGACATATTCTTATGTCAAAGGGTCACAGGTTTTGGATTCTAATGGATCTGTACCTGCAAACACGTCTCTTAGATTGCTGGATGTAGAAAATTTGACTCTAAAGACACCAAAAAATAACTCTACACTTGTCCAAGACTTATCATTGGTGATCAATGAAAAAGATCATTTGCTG GTAATGGGACCTAGTGGTAGTGGCAAAACTTCTTTGCTAAGAGCACTTGCTGGTCTTTGGAGTACTGGAAAAGGGAAAATCACATTCTATGTTGAGGATGGAGGTGATGTTCAACCACCCACTTCTTCAGATGTGGCTTCTCTTGAAGTAAATTCTGCAAATATAAATAAGGAATTTGGGAGGCCCATAAATAGTAATTCTAGAAGTGTGTTTTTCCTTCCTCAAAGACCATATATGGTTTTGGGAACACTTCGTCAGCAATTGCTTTATCCAACATGGGCTGAACAGGCAATACTTACATCAGATGACACCAAACCTGCAG GTTCACTTCCTTTCCTGACAAGAGCACCAAACTCCGAAAATGTGGGTGCAAACCGTAGTATGCCTATTCCTACAACCGATGATCTAACACAGATTTTAGAAGATGTCCGCCTTGGCTATATTTTGTCTCGTTTCAAAGGTCTTGATTCAGTATACGAGTGGTCCAGTGTTCTTTCCCTTGGCGAGCAGCAGCGCCTTGCTTTTGCACGTTTGTTGCTTTCTAAACCAAAGTTGGTCCTGTTCGATGAATCCACCAGTGCTTTGGATGAGATCAATGAG